In Marixanthomonas ophiurae, one genomic interval encodes:
- a CDS encoding flavohemoglobin expression-modulating QEGLA motif protein, whose product MEVSETSEKTEQILNDLTPGERTVCPLPHNGYLFLEHDVPSLLIYRKKPDDKATLRLARSGASYLIIGEENFSFFQEFISKLTEKMAAKFGSFILLEVFSGKTNSNEFVIRGPSHKLPVSLDVLKDELCKIPSRKYNVQLDARIEQTKQRLLEELTPLFSIEDIKSKGGTLIGLEVPPVYRDADDNVYPVYFRKFRDSFIQAIQKAIFEFVRVQTTSKLANYHALGKRDIHREVFKIDKQLTEIQSSYQFLLLVAPVNIQALRERFFETNFEEINKYHYRLLPVDPDLLKRKLYNLRIDEIDDPALSYLFDEKREEIDHQLTMLKERDSKNFFYSSVRLYKGLEKNVLTEAKLILQNISEDHTQEERLLINAKDFAKIAEEEFEYFRRQSPDYKGKIHIRDDVNIMMVSQGELYLPSDYKMTKNGAAALLQHEIGTHALTYYNGSQQSLSQMAAGFADYDALQEGIAVLSEYLIGGLSGNRLRILAGRVVAGDALLDGADFKQVFSLLHTNYGFSKEPAFNITSRMFQGGGFLKDIIYLKGLVELRDYLVDGGEFEPLLAGKFALKHVDVIKDLTHRGLLTPPKLKPRYLEQKDFTQKIEKLKQGLALSKMI is encoded by the coding sequence ATGGAGGTATCTGAAACTTCAGAAAAGACAGAACAGATTTTAAACGATTTAACACCTGGCGAACGTACTGTTTGCCCATTACCTCATAATGGCTATTTATTTTTAGAACACGATGTACCATCATTGCTTATTTATAGAAAAAAACCAGATGATAAAGCTACATTGCGATTGGCAAGAAGTGGAGCTTCATATTTAATTATTGGGGAGGAAAATTTTAGTTTTTTTCAAGAGTTTATCTCAAAACTCACTGAGAAAATGGCGGCGAAATTTGGCTCTTTTATTCTGTTAGAAGTTTTCAGCGGAAAAACTAATAGCAACGAATTTGTAATTCGAGGTCCTTCACATAAATTACCGGTTTCGTTAGATGTTTTAAAAGATGAACTCTGTAAAATCCCAAGCAGAAAGTATAATGTACAACTCGATGCAAGAATTGAACAAACCAAACAACGTCTGCTCGAAGAGTTAACACCTCTTTTTAGTATCGAGGACATAAAATCAAAAGGTGGTACATTGATTGGACTAGAAGTACCACCTGTGTATCGGGATGCCGATGACAATGTGTACCCTGTTTACTTTAGGAAATTTAGAGATAGTTTTATTCAAGCCATTCAAAAAGCAATTTTTGAATTTGTGAGAGTACAGACAACTTCAAAACTAGCTAACTATCATGCCTTAGGAAAGCGAGACATTCATCGTGAAGTATTTAAAATCGATAAGCAGCTTACTGAAATTCAGTCTAGCTATCAATTTTTATTATTGGTAGCACCCGTAAATATTCAAGCCCTTAGAGAACGTTTTTTTGAAACCAATTTTGAAGAAATAAACAAGTACCACTATCGTTTACTTCCGGTAGATCCGGATTTGCTCAAACGCAAATTATATAACCTACGGATTGACGAAATTGATGATCCCGCCCTCTCCTACCTCTTTGATGAAAAACGTGAAGAAATTGATCATCAACTTACGATGTTGAAAGAACGTGATTCAAAAAACTTCTTTTACAGTAGTGTTCGTTTATATAAAGGACTTGAAAAAAATGTGTTAACCGAAGCTAAACTCATTCTTCAAAATATTTCTGAAGACCATACCCAAGAAGAGAGGCTACTTATTAATGCAAAAGATTTTGCTAAAATAGCTGAAGAAGAATTTGAATATTTTAGAAGACAATCACCCGATTATAAAGGAAAAATCCACATTCGAGATGATGTAAATATTATGATGGTTTCACAAGGAGAATTATACTTGCCTTCAGATTATAAAATGACAAAAAATGGTGCTGCAGCATTATTACAACATGAAATTGGTACTCATGCCTTAACATACTATAACGGAAGCCAACAGTCACTAAGCCAAATGGCTGCTGGTTTTGCCGATTATGATGCCTTACAGGAAGGAATTGCAGTTCTTTCAGAATATTTAATTGGGGGGCTTTCGGGAAACCGGCTTAGAATATTGGCTGGACGTGTAGTCGCTGGCGATGCTTTATTGGACGGAGCCGATTTTAAACAAGTATTCAGTTTATTACATACAAATTATGGGTTTTCAAAAGAGCCCGCTTTTAATATTACCTCTAGAATGTTTCAAGGAGGTGGTTTTTTAAAGGATATTATTTACTTAAAAGGACTAGTTGAGCTCCGGGACTACTTGGTTGATGGTGGGGAATTTGAACCTTTATTAGCTGGGAAATTTGCATTAAAACACGTAGATGTTATTAAAGATTTGACCCATAGAGGTTTGTTAACACCACCAAAATTAAAACCTAGATATTTAGAACAAAAAGACTTTACACAAAAAATAGAAAAACTCAAACAAGGGCTAGCCCTTTCTAAAATGATATAA
- a CDS encoding 1,4-dihydroxy-2-naphthoyl-CoA synthase encodes MNTPNWKTAKEYSDITYKKANGVARIAFNRPDVRNAFRPKTTSELLDAFHDAQEDTNIGVVLLSAEGPSSKDGVYSFCSGGDQKARGQQGYVGEDGYHRLNILEVQRLIRFMPKAVICVVPGWAVGGGHSLHVVCDMTLASKEHAIFKQTDADVTSFDGGYGSAYLAKMVGQKKAREIFFLGRNYSAQEAFEMGMVNAVIPHDELEQTAYEWAQEVLGKSPTSIKMLKFAMNLTDDGMVGQQVFAGEATRLAYMTEEAKEGRDAFLEKRKPNFDKKWLP; translated from the coding sequence ATGAACACACCCAACTGGAAAACAGCTAAAGAATATTCAGATATCACTTATAAAAAAGCAAATGGTGTAGCCCGGATTGCTTTTAACCGTCCCGATGTTAGAAATGCCTTCAGACCTAAAACCACTTCCGAATTGCTAGATGCTTTTCACGATGCACAAGAAGATACCAATATTGGTGTAGTGTTACTATCTGCTGAAGGACCTTCTTCTAAAGATGGAGTATATAGTTTTTGCAGTGGCGGCGATCAAAAAGCACGCGGGCAACAAGGCTATGTTGGAGAAGATGGGTATCATCGGTTAAATATTCTGGAAGTTCAACGGTTAATTCGTTTTATGCCCAAAGCGGTAATTTGTGTAGTTCCAGGCTGGGCTGTAGGTGGTGGTCATAGCTTACACGTAGTTTGTGATATGACGTTAGCTAGTAAAGAACACGCAATCTTTAAACAAACCGATGCAGATGTAACTAGTTTTGATGGTGGCTACGGAAGTGCCTACTTAGCAAAAATGGTGGGACAGAAAAAAGCACGAGAAATCTTTTTCCTCGGAAGAAATTATAGTGCACAAGAAGCTTTTGAAATGGGTATGGTAAATGCCGTAATCCCACATGATGAATTGGAGCAAACTGCCTACGAATGGGCGCAAGAAGTATTAGGTAAATCACCAACCTCTATAAAAATGCTGAAATTTGCAATGAACCTTACCGATGACGGAATGGTAGGGCAACAAGTATTTGCAGGTGAAGCAACAAGACTTGCTTATATGACAGAAGAAGCTAAAGAAGGCCGAGATGCTTTCTTAGAAAAAAGAAAACCAAATTTTGATAAAAAGTGGTTGCCTTAA
- a CDS encoding CvfB family protein — translation MINIGQYQTFTILRETDPGLYLGDEEENELLLPHKYKPETFEIGDEIEVFVYLDNEERPIATTLEPYVTLNEFAYLVCSDVNKYGAFMDWGLEKQLFVPFKEQARPMTIGSWYIVYLYLDDKTNRLVGSSKTNRFVDNTNVTVEKYDKVDILVTHLTDKGANVIVNGKHHGLIYVDEIFEDIRSGDRLKAYIKKIREDNKIDVVLQAPGYRSIEPNANYILDELKAAGGFLPLHDKSDPDTIKNELGLSKKSFKKAIGSLYKDKQIIIKSDGIELI, via the coding sequence ATGATTAATATAGGACAATACCAAACATTTACCATTTTAAGAGAAACCGATCCCGGTTTATACCTTGGTGACGAAGAAGAAAATGAACTTTTATTACCTCATAAATACAAACCCGAAACATTTGAAATAGGGGATGAAATTGAAGTCTTTGTTTATTTAGATAATGAAGAACGGCCTATTGCAACAACCCTTGAGCCGTATGTTACATTAAATGAATTTGCTTACTTAGTGTGTAGTGATGTAAATAAATATGGTGCGTTTATGGATTGGGGATTGGAAAAACAACTCTTTGTTCCTTTTAAAGAACAAGCCCGCCCAATGACGATAGGCAGTTGGTATATTGTGTACTTGTATTTAGATGATAAGACCAACCGTTTAGTGGGGTCTAGTAAAACAAACCGCTTTGTAGATAATACAAATGTAACCGTCGAAAAATATGACAAAGTAGATATATTAGTCACTCATCTTACTGATAAAGGAGCCAATGTTATTGTAAATGGAAAACACCACGGGCTTATTTATGTTGATGAAATTTTTGAAGATATCCGTAGCGGAGATCGGTTAAAAGCATACATAAAAAAAATACGGGAAGACAATAAAATAGATGTGGTACTACAAGCCCCAGGCTACCGAAGTATAGAGCCCAATGCCAATTATATTTTAGATGAATTAAAAGCAGCGGGCGGCTTTTTACCACTACACGACAAAAGTGACCCTGATACTATTAAAAATGAATTAGGGCTTAGTAAAAAAAGTTTTAAAAAAGCTATTGGGAGTCTCTATAAGGATAAACAGATTATTATTAAGAGTGACGGTATCGAGTTAATCTAA
- a CDS encoding glutathione synthetase yields MKICFVISDIESEAVGTSVVLMKKAHERGHDLYVMSVGDFIFHHDKPISLRCKKVPKTPKSRTVDKFWERVQDEELKYKVISSSDMDVLFLRNNPTEEADDRHWAEHSGIAFARMIQQNGVLVLNDAFAMSHAFIDKLYFEELPSLIKPNSLISRNKEDLLKFWKDNGKKMVLKPLEGSGGQNVYLIDKDKKNLNQIIETITEKGYVIAQEFLPEVSKGDVRVILMNGKILEEDGEQAVIRRVNKDASEFRSNLALGAKAEKAKLTPEMQRIVDVTAPKLIKDGLFFVGLDIVKDKLIEINVLSPGGLDYCQDIGLPAFTDTVIEAIERKMEYKKHYKNNLSNRELATMD; encoded by the coding sequence ATGAAGATATGTTTTGTAATTAGCGATATAGAATCTGAAGCCGTAGGGACTTCGGTAGTATTAATGAAAAAAGCACACGAGAGAGGGCACGACTTATACGTGATGAGCGTAGGTGACTTTATATTTCATCACGATAAACCTATTAGTTTACGTTGTAAAAAAGTACCTAAAACGCCAAAATCTAGAACAGTAGATAAGTTTTGGGAACGCGTGCAAGATGAAGAGTTAAAATATAAAGTAATTAGCAGCTCAGACATGGATGTACTTTTTCTTCGTAACAACCCAACCGAAGAAGCCGACGATAGACATTGGGCCGAACACAGTGGAATTGCCTTTGCCAGAATGATTCAGCAAAATGGCGTCTTAGTATTAAACGATGCATTTGCCATGTCACACGCTTTTATCGATAAATTATATTTTGAAGAATTGCCGTCCTTGATAAAACCAAATAGCTTAATTAGCCGAAACAAAGAGGATTTATTGAAGTTTTGGAAAGACAACGGTAAAAAAATGGTACTAAAACCATTGGAAGGTTCCGGAGGTCAAAATGTCTATTTAATAGACAAAGACAAGAAAAACCTCAACCAAATTATTGAAACCATTACTGAAAAAGGATACGTTATTGCGCAAGAATTTTTACCTGAAGTTTCAAAAGGAGATGTGCGCGTCATTTTAATGAACGGAAAAATTTTAGAAGAAGATGGTGAACAAGCTGTTATACGTAGGGTGAATAAAGATGCTTCAGAATTTAGAAGTAATCTAGCCCTGGGTGCCAAAGCTGAAAAAGCCAAATTAACTCCAGAAATGCAACGTATTGTTGATGTTACCGCGCCTAAGCTAATAAAGGACGGACTCTTTTTTGTAGGATTGGATATTGTAAAAGATAAGCTTATTGAAATAAATGTATTAAGTCCTGGTGGTTTAGACTATTGCCAAGATATTGGTCTTCCTGCTTTTACTGATACTGTAATTGAAGCTATTGAAAGAAAAATGGAATATAAAAAGCATTATAAAAATAATTTATCTAATAGAGAGCTCGCCACTATGGACTAG
- the menD gene encoding 2-succinyl-5-enolpyruvyl-6-hydroxy-3-cyclohexene-1-carboxylic-acid synthase codes for MNFSAKRLSQTVTQLCLSKGINHVVISPGSRNAPLTIGFTEHPDFTCFSIVDERCAAFFALGMAQQFKKPVALVCSSGSALLNYFPAIAEAFYSDIPLVVLSADRPSELLEIGDGQTIQQEDVYGKHILYNANCKEGDEDQTYNETEINIALNTAIELQGPVHVNIPFSEPLYHTVDTLKVSPQNVPARATSEEVTINLDEFTETWNKSDKKMILVGVLPPNSIDEQYITALAKGESVLVLTETTSNLHHEHFISAIDQLITPLGEADFKALQPDILLTFGGMVVSKRIKKFLRNYKPKAHWHVDAKKAYDTYFALSKHIKTTPDTFLKAFLPKTKQVSSTYQRSWLTVKKERAALHKEYVATAPYSDFKVYSNVFIQLPNDIQLQVANSAAIRYAQLFDLPSSVQFFCNRGTSGIDGSVSTAIGAAYASQLPTLLITGDLSFFYDSNALWNNYTPSNFKIILINNSGGGIFRILPGAKDTQHFNRFFETKHQLSAKQLAEMYQFDYTSTHNGVTLKEELSDFFTSSEKPKILEIFTPSEVNDTVLLDYFKFLK; via the coding sequence ATGAATTTTTCTGCTAAACGCCTCTCGCAAACTGTTACACAACTTTGTTTATCTAAAGGTATAAATCACGTTGTTATTTCACCTGGTTCCCGTAATGCTCCTCTAACCATTGGTTTTACAGAGCATCCTGATTTTACATGTTTTAGTATTGTTGACGAACGCTGTGCAGCATTTTTTGCTTTAGGAATGGCGCAACAGTTTAAAAAACCGGTTGCATTAGTATGTTCTTCCGGGTCTGCATTGCTAAATTATTTTCCAGCTATTGCCGAAGCTTTTTATAGTGACATTCCGTTGGTTGTTCTTTCGGCAGATCGCCCTTCAGAATTATTAGAAATAGGGGATGGGCAGACTATTCAGCAAGAGGATGTGTATGGAAAACATATTCTATATAACGCTAATTGCAAAGAAGGTGACGAAGACCAAACCTACAATGAAACCGAAATAAATATCGCTTTAAATACAGCGATAGAGTTGCAAGGTCCAGTACATGTAAACATACCTTTTTCTGAACCTTTATATCATACCGTAGATACATTAAAAGTGAGTCCACAAAATGTTCCGGCGAGAGCTACCTCTGAAGAAGTTACTATAAACTTAGATGAATTTACTGAGACGTGGAACAAGAGCGACAAAAAGATGATTTTAGTCGGCGTGTTACCTCCTAATAGTATTGATGAGCAGTACATTACTGCTCTAGCAAAAGGTGAAAGCGTACTTGTTTTGACCGAAACAACTTCAAATTTGCATCACGAACATTTTATTTCGGCTATCGATCAACTTATAACACCTTTAGGTGAAGCCGATTTTAAAGCATTACAGCCCGATATTTTGCTTACGTTTGGGGGAATGGTAGTTTCAAAACGAATCAAGAAATTTTTACGAAACTACAAACCAAAGGCACATTGGCACGTTGACGCTAAAAAAGCGTATGATACGTATTTTGCGTTGAGTAAACATATAAAAACGACACCCGATACCTTTTTAAAGGCTTTTTTACCTAAAACAAAACAAGTTTCTAGCACCTATCAAAGGAGTTGGCTGACGGTTAAAAAAGAGCGTGCTGCATTACATAAAGAATATGTTGCAACGGCGCCCTATTCAGATTTTAAGGTGTATTCCAATGTATTTATACAGCTGCCAAACGACATACAACTGCAAGTGGCCAATAGTGCTGCAATTCGATATGCGCAATTGTTTGACCTTCCGTCGTCTGTTCAATTTTTTTGTAATCGAGGAACTAGCGGAATAGATGGTAGTGTAAGTACAGCAATAGGAGCAGCGTATGCTTCACAATTACCCACTCTTTTAATTACGGGCGATTTGAGCTTTTTCTATGATAGCAATGCCCTGTGGAATAACTATACTCCTTCAAACTTCAAGATTATCTTGATTAATAATAGCGGTGGTGGTATTTTTAGGATTTTACCTGGAGCCAAAGACACGCAACACTTTAACCGCTTTTTTGAAACGAAACATCAACTTTCGGCAAAGCAATTGGCTGAAATGTATCAGTTTGACTATACTTCGACTCATAATGGAGTCACTTTGAAAGAAGAGTTGAGTGACTTTTTTACTTCTTCTGAAAAACCTAAAATTTTGGAAATATTTACACCTTCTGAAGTGAATGATACGGTATTATTAGACTACTTTAAATTTCTCAAATAA
- a CDS encoding C1 family peptidase, translating to MRKLFFFFGIALTTLTTTAQEAYKFTTEIDLEATPVISQGRTGTCWSFSTSSFLESEIIRLTGKEINLSEMYQVRNTYPKKAENFVMRQGKAQFSEGGLAHDVINSVRDYGLVTQEAYSGLFTSEENHNHAELVAVLKSMLETYIDNPAKSLSPKWKKAVSSVLDVYLGTNPKTFQFEGKQYTPESFLKMTQLVPEDYVTITSFNHAPFYLEFILNIPDNWSNGSFYNVPLDEMISTIDNALQNGFTIELDCDVSERTFSSKDGVAVIPENSENNIKALQGVYSEKNITQEYRQTEFENYDTTDDHLMHITGLLRDQNGTKYYKVKNSWGTDESRNANGGYVYFSEAYMKLKAISVMVHKDAVPKSTSRKLAL from the coding sequence ATGCGAAAGCTATTTTTTTTCTTCGGAATTGCCTTAACAACTCTTACTACAACCGCCCAAGAGGCTTATAAATTTACTACGGAAATTGACTTGGAAGCAACACCTGTTATAAGTCAAGGTCGTACGGGAACCTGCTGGAGTTTTTCTACTTCTTCCTTTCTAGAATCTGAAATAATTAGATTGACGGGAAAAGAAATCAATCTCTCTGAAATGTACCAAGTACGAAACACCTATCCTAAAAAAGCTGAAAATTTTGTCATGCGACAAGGCAAGGCACAATTTAGTGAAGGTGGTTTGGCGCACGATGTAATTAATTCCGTCCGCGATTATGGCTTAGTTACACAAGAAGCCTACAGTGGTTTATTTACTTCAGAAGAAAACCATAACCACGCCGAATTGGTAGCTGTGTTAAAGTCCATGCTTGAAACTTATATTGATAATCCAGCAAAATCTTTAAGCCCTAAGTGGAAAAAAGCAGTTTCTAGTGTGTTAGATGTATATTTAGGAACTAACCCTAAAACGTTTCAGTTTGAAGGGAAACAATACACTCCAGAGTCATTTTTAAAGATGACGCAGCTTGTCCCTGAAGATTATGTGACGATAACATCATTTAATCATGCTCCTTTTTATTTAGAATTTATACTGAATATTCCTGACAACTGGAGTAATGGTAGTTTTTATAATGTTCCTTTAGATGAGATGATTTCTACTATTGATAATGCACTACAAAATGGTTTTACTATAGAATTGGATTGTGATGTAAGCGAACGTACTTTTTCCTCAAAAGATGGAGTTGCGGTAATTCCTGAAAATTCAGAAAACAATATAAAAGCGTTGCAAGGTGTTTATTCAGAAAAAAATATAACACAAGAATACCGCCAGACAGAATTTGAAAACTACGACACCACCGATGATCATTTAATGCACATTACCGGTTTGCTACGTGACCAAAATGGCACAAAATACTACAAAGTAAAAAATAGTTGGGGAACCGATGAAAGTCGAAATGCCAATGGAGGGTATGTATATTTTAGTGAAGCATATATGAAACTGAAAGCTATCAGCGTTATGGTACACAAAGATGCTGTACCAAAAAGTACTTCTAGAAAATTAGCATTGTAA
- a CDS encoding M14 family metallopeptidase, giving the protein MKKDISRIIGKYSSNNKGPLLFVTAGIHGNEPSGIIALEKVFTELSVAKPEIKGTIVGVSGNNEALNKEVRFIDEDLNRTWTKQNIEDHITDTNEKEEMFSIIEVLNNYPASEYTKRYFLDCHTTSSDSLPYASVQDVHDNDSWAHHFPTHIIRGFSDIVYGTTDGYMSRQGLTGFVLEAGQHDDQNSIINHEGTIWIALQEACDLDLNKLSKFPESVTKLQKQKRNQKTFEIEYRHGIEDNDTFSMEPGYKNFQQIKKGELLAYHNGKPITSEWDANIFMPLYQKQGNDGFFVVKEV; this is encoded by the coding sequence TTGAAGAAAGACATTTCAAGAATAATAGGAAAATATAGTAGCAACAATAAAGGACCTTTACTGTTTGTCACTGCAGGGATACACGGTAATGAACCTAGTGGCATTATCGCTCTTGAAAAGGTGTTTACTGAGCTTTCAGTTGCAAAACCAGAAATTAAAGGCACTATAGTTGGAGTTTCTGGGAATAATGAAGCTTTGAATAAAGAGGTTCGTTTTATAGATGAAGATTTAAACCGAACATGGACAAAGCAAAATATTGAGGATCACATAACTGATACGAATGAAAAAGAGGAAATGTTTAGTATTATAGAGGTATTGAACAACTACCCCGCTTCAGAGTATACAAAACGCTATTTTTTAGATTGCCATACCACTTCGTCAGATAGTTTACCATATGCTTCGGTGCAAGATGTACACGATAACGATAGTTGGGCACACCACTTCCCTACTCATATAATTAGAGGATTTTCAGATATCGTTTACGGAACTACAGATGGGTATATGAGCCGACAAGGTTTAACCGGTTTTGTATTGGAAGCTGGACAACATGATGATCAAAACTCAATTATAAATCACGAAGGTACAATTTGGATAGCACTACAAGAAGCTTGTGATTTAGATTTAAATAAACTTTCAAAGTTTCCCGAATCGGTTACTAAGCTTCAGAAACAAAAAAGAAATCAAAAAACATTTGAAATTGAATACCGCCACGGAATTGAAGACAATGACACCTTTTCTATGGAACCGGGTTATAAAAATTTTCAGCAAATTAAAAAAGGTGAGTTATTAGCGTATCATAATGGTAAACCTATTACAAGTGAATGGGATGCCAATATCTTTATGCCTTTATATCAAAAGCAAGGCAATGATGGTTTTTTTGTAGTAAAAGAAGTATAA
- a CDS encoding sterol desaturase family protein: protein MDFTNPLVYGVPCFLGFIALELSYSKVFDDKSLYKWKDFFSSLSLGIGSAILGALIKTVSIILVFNFAYDIFNPVVDGVRTNIMGYESFGYAWYVWIICMLLDDFTYYWFHRQNHMVRFLWAAHIVHHSSDNFNLGTAVRNGWFTILYKPFFYVWIVIIGFPPEMLVVCLGIEALWQFQLHTKYIKNLGFIEKLINTHTMHQVHHACNIEYMDKNHGGILNAFDRIFGTWKELDDDIDIQYGVSTPPNSYNLYVILMHEYQNIWQDMKKSKSWNHKFMYAFGPPGWSHDGSTLTVKQIRKEMAKEKLEEELKEEKKEKKLQVA, encoded by the coding sequence ATGGATTTTACGAACCCGTTAGTATATGGGGTACCTTGTTTTTTAGGGTTTATTGCATTAGAACTTTCTTATAGTAAGGTCTTTGATGATAAAAGCCTTTATAAATGGAAAGACTTTTTCTCAAGTTTATCACTTGGTATTGGCTCTGCTATTTTAGGAGCGCTGATTAAAACGGTTTCTATTATCCTCGTTTTTAATTTTGCCTATGATATTTTTAATCCAGTAGTAGATGGTGTTCGCACCAACATTATGGGGTACGAATCTTTTGGATATGCTTGGTACGTTTGGATAATCTGTATGTTGTTAGATGATTTTACATATTATTGGTTTCATAGACAAAACCATATGGTTCGTTTTCTTTGGGCAGCACACATTGTGCATCACTCTTCCGATAATTTTAATTTGGGGACTGCAGTTAGAAACGGCTGGTTCACGATATTGTACAAACCGTTTTTCTATGTTTGGATTGTTATCATCGGTTTTCCGCCAGAAATGCTAGTGGTTTGCTTAGGTATTGAAGCATTGTGGCAGTTTCAGTTGCACACCAAATATATCAAAAATTTAGGCTTTATTGAAAAGCTCATAAACACCCATACGATGCACCAAGTACACCACGCTTGCAACATTGAGTATATGGATAAAAACCACGGCGGGATTTTAAATGCTTTTGATAGAATATTCGGCACTTGGAAAGAACTTGATGATGATATTGATATTCAGTACGGTGTTTCAACTCCACCAAACTCCTATAATCTCTACGTAATCTTAATGCACGAATACCAGAACATTTGGCAGGATATGAAAAAGTCTAAAAGCTGGAACCACAAGTTCATGTACGCTTTTGGTCCTCCCGGCTGGAGCCACGATGGCAGCACCCTAACTGTAAAGCAAATTCGAAAAGAAATGGCTAAAGAAAAGCTAGAAGAGGAACTTAAAGAGGAGAAAAAAGAAAAGAAGTTACAGGTTGCCTAA
- a CDS encoding isochorismate synthase, translating into MNLKILLQKITEHYKNQKPFVLYSHPESDTVEVLLQKDSKKYTSEAFDKQGIVMAPFIYETKAVCIPLQESEHISCEFSKEKIKTKTLDPSFKTLEKEAYMRLVSKALATISHKNTHKVVVSRKKEYSISNTDFSIFVPRLLKLYPTAFRYVWFHPETGLWCGATPETLLVTNGTSFTTMALAGTKKIENQKTPEWTPKEKNEQKVVTDAISNCLQKVTSVLRVSKTYTHEAGSLAHLRTDITGMLKNKKTTLATITAALHPTPAVCGTPLSAALDFINKNEGYDREYYTGFIGSIDDNDSTSCLFVNLRCMKIEDNKASLYVGGGITFDSQPEEEWEETQNKLQTMLQVVQPML; encoded by the coding sequence ATGAATTTAAAAATACTGCTTCAAAAAATTACCGAACATTATAAAAACCAAAAACCCTTTGTCCTTTATTCCCACCCCGAAAGCGATACAGTAGAGGTTTTGCTTCAGAAAGATTCAAAAAAATACACTTCCGAAGCATTTGATAAGCAAGGGATTGTTATGGCTCCTTTTATTTATGAGACAAAGGCCGTGTGTATTCCCTTACAAGAATCAGAACATATATCTTGTGAATTTTCAAAAGAAAAAATAAAAACTAAAACCCTTGATCCAAGTTTTAAAACATTGGAAAAAGAAGCGTATATGCGGCTAGTTTCAAAAGCACTTGCAACTATAAGCCATAAAAATACGCATAAGGTTGTTGTTTCAAGAAAAAAAGAATACTCAATTTCGAATACAGATTTCTCAATTTTTGTGCCCAGGTTATTGAAATTATACCCAACAGCATTCCGTTATGTATGGTTTCATCCTGAAACTGGATTGTGGTGTGGTGCTACGCCTGAAACACTTTTAGTGACCAACGGAACTTCCTTTACCACTATGGCATTAGCAGGAACAAAAAAGATTGAAAACCAAAAGACTCCGGAGTGGACACCAAAAGAAAAAAATGAACAGAAAGTAGTGACTGATGCCATAAGTAATTGTCTTCAAAAAGTTACTTCGGTTTTACGCGTTTCAAAGACCTATACGCACGAAGCGGGTTCTTTGGCACATTTACGGACCGATATTACCGGAATGCTGAAAAATAAAAAAACGACTTTGGCAACTATTACCGCTGCATTGCACCCTACTCCGGCAGTTTGTGGCACACCTTTATCAGCAGCATTAGATTTTATAAACAAAAATGAAGGATACGATAGAGAATATTACACAGGCTTTATTGGTTCTATAGACGATAACGATTCAACATCTTGCTTGTTTGTTAATCTGCGTTGTATGAAAATTGAAGATAATAAGGCTAGTTTGTATGTTGGGGGAGGAATTACATTTGACTCTCAACCAGAAGAAGAGTGGGAAGAAACCCAAAATAAATTGCAAACCATGTTGCAAGTAGTGCAACCAATGCTTTAA